From a region of the Nitrospira sp. genome:
- a CDS encoding thiamine pyrophosphate-dependent enzyme has translation MSLDYVKFSNGFEKFMPKEYRDMVEHGPFGKKVTVSQMGSFKEVLEEHPMCAGCAMTLFIRLAMIAFPNPEDTITVGTAGCGRLAISQAAIPFVYGNYGDQNGVASGLSRGLRLRFGDKPKDVVVMAGDGGTADIGFQQVLHSWFRKERFTTIMLDNEVYGNTGGQESGMTNRGAVLKMAPLGKKFEKMDMLQMAKVAGCAYVATVVPNNPRRVESVIKKAVLIAREVGSTYIQAYTSCNIEYAIPTDKVMEDAKTVENDRYQFTEYVSDEAKQYLTERYGYKEFLAKPAAPAAAIPGKA, from the coding sequence ATGAGTCTTGATTATGTCAAGTTTTCCAATGGATTTGAGAAGTTTATGCCGAAGGAATATCGGGACATGGTGGAACATGGACCTTTTGGAAAGAAGGTCACTGTTTCACAAATGGGGAGTTTCAAAGAAGTGTTGGAAGAACACCCCATGTGTGCCGGCTGTGCCATGACGCTTTTTATCCGGCTCGCCATGATCGCATTTCCCAACCCCGAAGACACCATTACTGTCGGGACTGCTGGTTGCGGCCGTCTGGCCATCTCTCAGGCGGCGATTCCCTTTGTCTACGGCAACTACGGTGATCAAAACGGAGTGGCGAGCGGCCTGTCCCGCGGCCTCCGTCTTCGTTTCGGCGACAAGCCGAAGGATGTGGTTGTGATGGCCGGCGACGGTGGTACGGCGGACATCGGCTTCCAGCAGGTCCTTCACTCCTGGTTCCGCAAAGAGCGGTTCACGACGATCATGTTGGACAACGAAGTCTATGGGAATACCGGTGGTCAGGAGAGCGGCATGACCAACCGCGGCGCCGTGCTGAAGATGGCACCGCTCGGCAAGAAGTTTGAGAAGATGGATATGCTGCAGATGGCGAAGGTTGCCGGCTGCGCCTATGTCGCCACGGTGGTGCCGAACAATCCGCGCCGTGTGGAAAGCGTGATCAAGAAAGCGGTGTTGATTGCGCGCGAAGTTGGATCGACCTACATTCAAGCCTACACGTCCTGCAACATCGAGTACGCCATTCCGACCGACAAGGTCATGGAAGATGCGAAGACGGTCGAGAATGATCGGTATCAGTTCACGGAATATGTCAGCGACGAAGCGAAGCAATACCTCACTGAGCGTTACGGCTACAAAGAATTCCTTGCCAAGCCGGCTGCTCCAGCCGCCGCGATTCCCGGCAAAGCTTAG
- a CDS encoding ATP citrate lyase citrate-binding domain-containing protein, with translation MAKVLEGPGMGLMKKWGIHVPHYAVVTSADELSKLGQVNEWMKQTKLVAKAHEALGSRFKLGLVKVGLDLNGAVAATKEMIGRQVGSITISQVIVSEMVPHKEEYYCAVKSTREGVEILVANCGGIEVESNWERVKRLCLDIGQTPSSDQLEKLAKDAGFTGPVAKKMADFAGKMFACFDSEDAQYLEVNPVVTRESDGELIALDAVTLLDGDAKFRHPDWNFQFAAEFGRAYSRDEVEVMGVDSKIKGSVKFIEIPGGDTAMLPAGGGASVYYSDAVVARGGKLANYAEYSGDPPDWAVEVLTEKVCSLPGIKNIIVGGAIANFTDVKKTFGGIINGFRKAKGDGKLKGVKIWVRRGGPREKEGLDAMRALKDEGFDIHVFDRNTPLTDIVDKALQK, from the coding sequence ATGGCAAAGGTCTTGGAAGGTCCCGGGATGGGATTGATGAAGAAGTGGGGAATTCACGTTCCACATTATGCGGTTGTCACCTCTGCGGACGAACTCTCCAAGCTTGGTCAAGTCAACGAGTGGATGAAACAGACTAAATTGGTTGCCAAAGCGCATGAAGCGCTGGGCTCTCGGTTTAAGCTCGGTCTGGTGAAGGTCGGCCTCGATCTGAATGGGGCGGTGGCGGCAACCAAAGAAATGATCGGTCGCCAGGTCGGGAGCATTACCATCTCGCAGGTCATTGTCTCTGAGATGGTTCCCCACAAAGAGGAATACTATTGCGCGGTGAAGTCCACTCGGGAAGGTGTCGAGATCCTTGTCGCCAATTGCGGCGGGATCGAAGTGGAGTCCAATTGGGAGCGAGTGAAGCGCTTGTGTCTCGATATCGGGCAAACTCCTTCCTCGGACCAGCTTGAAAAACTCGCGAAGGATGCAGGATTTACAGGCCCGGTCGCCAAGAAGATGGCCGACTTCGCCGGAAAGATGTTTGCCTGTTTCGACAGCGAAGATGCGCAGTATCTCGAAGTGAATCCTGTCGTCACGCGCGAGAGCGACGGTGAGTTGATTGCGCTCGATGCCGTGACGCTGCTGGACGGTGACGCCAAATTCCGCCATCCGGATTGGAATTTCCAGTTCGCCGCAGAGTTTGGGCGTGCCTACAGTCGAGATGAAGTGGAAGTCATGGGGGTCGACAGCAAAATCAAGGGGTCCGTCAAGTTCATCGAAATTCCAGGCGGCGATACGGCGATGCTGCCGGCCGGCGGCGGCGCGAGCGTCTACTATTCCGATGCCGTCGTGGCGCGAGGCGGCAAGTTGGCGAATTATGCCGAGTATTCAGGTGATCCCCCCGATTGGGCCGTTGAGGTGCTGACGGAAAAGGTCTGCTCCTTGCCCGGCATCAAGAATATCATCGTCGGCGGGGCGATCGCCAATTTTACCGACGTGAAGAAGACCTTCGGCGGCATCATCAATGGATTTCGCAAGGCAAAGGGTGACGGCAAGTTAAAGGGGGTGAAAATTTGGGTGCGCCGTGGTGGGCCTCGTGAAAAAGAAGGCCTTGACGCGATGCGCGCGCTGAAGGACGAGGGCTTCGACATTCACGTCTTCGACCGCAACACCCCGCTGACGGACATCGTCGACAAAGCGCTTCAGAAATAG
- a CDS encoding type II toxin-antitoxin system MqsA family antitoxin, with product MQCDLCGAQAATIKKATKSFGRGGSLVVIENIPIVHCARCHESYLTADTARELDRIRKNRRSLGKPKRVLVASFKKSAA from the coding sequence ATGCAGTGTGATCTCTGTGGCGCTCAGGCAGCCACTATCAAGAAGGCGACGAAAAGTTTTGGCCGAGGTGGCAGTCTTGTCGTCATCGAGAACATTCCAATTGTCCATTGCGCTCGGTGTCATGAATCGTACCTCACCGCGGATACGGCCCGCGAACTCGACCGTATCCGTAAGAATCGTCGCAGTCTAGGAAAGCCCAAGCGGGTACTCGTCGCATCGTTCAAGAAAAGCGCGGCGTAG
- the mutM gene encoding bifunctional DNA-formamidopyrimidine glycosylase/DNA-(apurinic or apyrimidinic site) lyase: protein MPELPEAEVVARQIRSRLLGAQLRDVWVGRADIVREGYSTVAWYRGVGLQSVERFGKSIVLGFTKAQAGRYVVAELGMTGLLLFQSARTKHPQHTHVRLSFEGASEPELRYWNPRRFGRLSLLDKPGLERYLVRRFGADPLLVSQPEFVRVLTERRGRLKSLLMHQQVIAGIGNIYANEILFRAGLHPHVQVGKLSVGRIEKLYRIMREVLHEAIACGGSSVRDFISPDGTEGQYKRRHLVYGKAGQPCPQHCGGIIQRFQGERSAYFCPRCQSLRSTK, encoded by the coding sequence ATGCCGGAGCTTCCAGAAGCTGAAGTCGTTGCGCGACAGATCCGTTCACGTCTCCTTGGGGCACAATTGCGTGATGTGTGGGTCGGACGGGCGGATATCGTTCGAGAAGGCTACAGCACCGTGGCTTGGTATCGAGGCGTCGGCCTGCAATCTGTCGAGCGATTCGGCAAGAGTATCGTTCTGGGATTTACGAAGGCTCAAGCCGGTCGCTATGTGGTGGCTGAACTCGGGATGACCGGACTGCTCTTGTTCCAGTCGGCTCGGACGAAACATCCTCAGCATACCCATGTCAGGTTATCGTTCGAAGGAGCCAGTGAGCCGGAACTACGCTACTGGAATCCTCGTCGGTTCGGACGTCTTTCCCTCCTGGACAAGCCGGGCCTTGAGCGATATCTCGTTCGTCGGTTCGGGGCGGACCCACTTCTCGTGTCCCAGCCTGAATTTGTGCGAGTTCTGACAGAGCGACGCGGTCGGCTGAAGTCGCTCCTGATGCATCAACAAGTCATCGCCGGTATCGGGAATATCTACGCGAATGAGATTCTCTTTAGAGCCGGCTTGCACCCACATGTTCAGGTCGGCAAACTATCGGTGGGCAGGATTGAAAAGCTCTACCGGATCATGCGTGAGGTCCTTCACGAGGCGATTGCCTGCGGAGGCTCGAGCGTCCGAGATTTTATTTCTCCCGATGGAACGGAGGGACAATACAAGCGGCGGCATCTGGTCTATGGGAAAGCGGGTCAGCCCTGTCCACAGCACTGTGGCGGGATCATTCAACGTTTTCAAGGGGAACGGAGCGCATATTTTTGTCCCCGATGCCAGTCTCTTCGCTCTACAAAGTAA
- a CDS encoding DUF4258 domain-containing protein: MFERVLKQLRSLIRKRQYIITIHALEEMDEDDVLAEDIENVILTGQIVERQVDRATKERKYVLEGADCSGQPVHVVLKIGPTGKAVIITVYREED, encoded by the coding sequence ATGTTCGAGCGGGTTCTAAAACAACTCCGTTCATTGATCAGGAAACGTCAGTACATTATCACGATTCATGCGCTTGAGGAGATGGATGAGGATGACGTTCTAGCCGAAGACATTGAGAACGTCATTCTGACCGGACAGATTGTCGAGCGACAAGTTGATCGTGCCACCAAGGAAAGAAAATATGTCTTGGAGGGAGCGGACTGTTCCGGTCAGCCTGTGCATGTCGTCTTGAAGATCGGACCAACAGGGAAGGCGGTCATAATCACCGTCTATCGTGAGGAGGATTGA
- a CDS encoding 2-oxoacid:acceptor oxidoreductase family protein, with the protein MAKRFNIRMAGVGGQGVVTGSHILSTAVINAGGESTIVPFYGSEKRMAPVESYVRVSDEPIYEIGEITFPHIIIIFHPQVITHGKSYTMPFYFGLKEDGVALINNDGPMNLHRDQAAELKERRAKLYYFPATKISLEVAGMDLATNMALMGCIGAITGLTSMAGLDQAVKDRFLGKGFVVSGGTAALDSVVERKFKKKQELIDKNVAVMRAGWNYAVDHGWAAADVKRAEEPVAVATA; encoded by the coding sequence ATGGCGAAAAGATTCAATATTCGGATGGCAGGCGTCGGAGGGCAGGGAGTCGTCACCGGCTCGCATATTCTCAGTACCGCCGTGATCAATGCAGGCGGCGAGAGCACCATCGTGCCGTTCTATGGGTCGGAAAAGCGGATGGCGCCGGTCGAAAGCTATGTTCGGGTATCGGACGAGCCGATTTACGAAATCGGTGAAATCACGTTTCCGCACATCATCATCATCTTCCATCCGCAGGTCATCACCCATGGCAAGTCCTATACGATGCCGTTCTATTTCGGCCTGAAAGAAGATGGAGTGGCGTTGATCAACAACGACGGGCCGATGAATCTTCATAGAGATCAGGCGGCTGAGCTCAAAGAACGTCGCGCGAAGCTCTATTACTTCCCAGCGACGAAGATCTCGCTGGAGGTCGCGGGCATGGACCTCGCCACCAACATGGCGCTGATGGGCTGCATCGGCGCGATTACAGGGCTGACGAGCATGGCGGGGTTGGACCAGGCCGTCAAGGACCGGTTCCTCGGGAAAGGTTTTGTGGTATCCGGCGGTACTGCCGCCCTCGACAGTGTCGTCGAACGGAAGTTCAAGAAGAAACAGGAGCTGATCGATAAGAACGTCGCCGTCATGCGGGCTGGATGGAACTATGCTGTCGACCATGGCTGGGCCGCGGCCGATGTCAAGCGCGCTGAAGAGCCGGTGGCGGTGGCCACTGCATAA
- a CDS encoding dual specificity protein phosphatase, whose amino-acid sequence MHQITDILLVGSIIDAEEPPSTIGTLLLVAEEFTITPAAWVDYHRIPFREFAKADPARLMEAVQWLEPRARKGRTLVCCRAGMGRSVSVVMAYLCCIEGRTYDEVLKLVMARRPGAMPLPNLQVAIEQVRQLRRASNSAVPR is encoded by the coding sequence GTGCATCAGATTACAGACATTCTGCTGGTAGGCAGCATTATCGATGCGGAGGAGCCTCCGTCGACGATCGGCACACTCCTGCTGGTCGCCGAAGAGTTTACGATCACACCGGCTGCCTGGGTGGACTATCATCGGATTCCTTTTCGAGAGTTTGCCAAGGCCGATCCTGCCAGGCTGATGGAAGCCGTTCAATGGCTGGAGCCACGCGCACGAAAAGGTCGGACCCTGGTCTGTTGCCGGGCCGGTATGGGCCGCTCGGTTTCTGTGGTCATGGCCTATCTCTGCTGCATCGAAGGCCGGACTTATGATGAAGTCTTGAAGTTGGTCATGGCTCGGCGCCCTGGTGCCATGCCTCTGCCGAACCTTCAAGTTGCCATTGAACAGGTCCGCCAACTCCGGCGCGCTAGTAATTCTGCCGTCCCTCGATAG
- a CDS encoding pyruvate ferredoxin oxidoreductase, with the protein MYLVADISVEICASKSCKLCTQYCPEANTIQYSEEMGKDQGFKYGSAYVAVDRCKGCAQCVWVCDNMAKNYAIKMIMIDQLPKAALTDNITYGEKSTTAVLASPVVG; encoded by the coding sequence ATGTACCTTGTAGCCGATATCAGCGTTGAAATCTGTGCCTCGAAGAGCTGCAAGCTCTGCACGCAATATTGCCCGGAGGCCAATACTATCCAGTACAGCGAGGAGATGGGCAAGGATCAAGGATTCAAGTACGGTTCGGCCTACGTAGCGGTGGATCGCTGCAAGGGCTGTGCGCAATGTGTGTGGGTCTGCGACAACATGGCCAAGAACTACGCGATCAAGATGATCATGATCGATCAATTGCCGAAGGCGGCGTTGACGGACAATATTACATACGGCGAAAAGAGCACAACGGCCGTCTTGGCTAGTCCGGTCGTTGGATAA
- a CDS encoding HigA family addiction module antitoxin has product MAIPNKGVRKVRPTHPGEMLREDFLPDYKLNVSGFAKAIGVSRQTVNEVLRERRAVSPEMALRLSRLFGNSLEFWLNAQRAVDLWEAAKASQGQNQSYFAAECSLARLFNLNAQSST; this is encoded by the coding sequence ATGGCTATCCCTAACAAAGGAGTTCGGAAAGTGCGTCCGACGCATCCAGGTGAGATGCTGCGAGAAGATTTCCTGCCCGACTATAAGCTGAACGTATCAGGCTTTGCCAAGGCTATTGGGGTATCGCGCCAGACTGTGAACGAAGTACTGCGAGAGAGGCGGGCTGTGAGCCCGGAAATGGCGCTACGGCTCTCTCGTCTGTTCGGAAACAGCCTTGAGTTCTGGTTGAATGCCCAGAGAGCGGTCGATCTGTGGGAGGCGGCGAAGGCAAGCCAAGGGCAGAATCAATCGTATTTCGCCGCTGAGTGCAGCCTAGCGAGGTTATTCAATCTGAATGCACAATCCTCCACATAA
- a CDS encoding small ribosomal subunit Rsm22 family protein, which translates to MQCLNATVSPLLLEAIAERIESEDLSQKKLGQAVAALSKSFTKERSRLSRTYLDDEFLGAAYLQYFMPVNLAKIRLLLDEMPTPKPVEGFSVLDIGSGPGTGALAVLDWWSQRKLPYALSVTAVDSSTVALRQARKLWDRYCRVASIQEADLRTCEGDLERRAWLEQVRQKWPFDLIILANCLNEIFADAGDPIMARTTFVDQSLALLAPHGTMMIVEPALRETSRALHRVRDRLLQEKRCTLYSPCLHEQNCPALAKADDWCHEERAWEPPVIIQEIDEQVGFIKDALKFSYVLLRKDGKTIVDRKPDVYRVVSELRVMKGEKRAWLCNEQGRQEVGRQDRLASPHNESFDQWHRGAIVQIERIVRKERGDKASALGRIERDTAVQIVRSA; encoded by the coding sequence ATGCAATGCCTCAACGCCACGGTTTCACCGTTACTCCTTGAGGCCATCGCTGAACGGATCGAGAGCGAGGATCTCTCCCAAAAAAAGTTAGGGCAGGCAGTGGCGGCGCTTTCCAAGAGCTTCACTAAAGAGCGGAGTCGTCTATCCCGAACATATCTAGACGATGAGTTTTTGGGGGCTGCGTATCTTCAGTATTTCATGCCCGTCAATCTGGCGAAAATCCGGTTGTTGCTCGATGAGATGCCGACTCCGAAACCGGTCGAGGGGTTTTCCGTTCTCGACATTGGTTCGGGGCCGGGAACCGGGGCTCTGGCGGTCCTTGACTGGTGGTCTCAACGAAAGTTGCCATATGCCTTATCAGTTACCGCTGTCGATAGTTCGACGGTAGCCCTCAGACAAGCCAGGAAGTTATGGGATCGCTACTGTCGGGTGGCCAGTATTCAGGAAGCGGACTTGCGGACGTGTGAGGGAGATTTGGAGCGACGAGCCTGGTTGGAACAGGTTCGACAGAAGTGGCCGTTTGATCTCATCATTCTTGCCAATTGTTTGAATGAGATCTTTGCAGACGCAGGCGATCCCATCATGGCGCGAACTACCTTTGTTGACCAGTCTCTAGCGTTACTGGCACCGCACGGCACGATGATGATCGTCGAGCCGGCGTTACGAGAAACTTCTCGCGCACTCCATCGGGTGCGCGATCGATTGCTTCAAGAGAAACGGTGCACTCTCTATAGCCCCTGTCTCCATGAGCAGAATTGCCCAGCCTTAGCCAAGGCTGACGATTGGTGCCATGAAGAACGGGCATGGGAACCACCTGTGATTATTCAGGAGATCGACGAGCAAGTAGGCTTCATCAAGGATGCGTTGAAATTTTCGTACGTATTGTTGCGAAAAGACGGCAAGACCATCGTCGACCGGAAGCCGGATGTCTATCGCGTTGTCAGTGAACTGCGGGTCATGAAGGGGGAGAAAAGAGCCTGGCTTTGCAACGAGCAAGGCCGACAAGAAGTCGGGCGGCAGGATCGCCTGGCGTCTCCTCACAACGAATCATTCGATCAGTGGCATCGTGGCGCGATCGTGCAAATTGAGCGGATCGTTCGAAAGGAACGAGGAGACAAGGCGTCGGCATTGGGACGCATCGAGCGGGATACGGCTGTACAAATCGTTCGTTCAGCATAG
- a CDS encoding carbon monoxide dehydrogenase beta subunit family protein produces MATTQDTRERIIVPGPAGFHPPSAAQLGVSLPDPGEGLFYGLLEPNEEVVIEEMARKMLTSPNATLFPGPLLLWAWNDHAVEKAKATLEIAAQIPEVMIIPMPDYRPKYPKIDPEEVINPNHPNLTIWGNKIEACIFIGVHCHYANLTLKMIRAGTNCCTMAICAEQGHEDAMLTIRDSDTLKIKRVAQIFKRVREEMGIKLPENGENVRFTGTQSKVHGGKTHTNPMAFAPTPGGTGSAAMFGHSAEHMKREG; encoded by the coding sequence GTGGCAACAACACAGGATACTCGAGAGCGCATCATCGTACCAGGGCCTGCGGGCTTCCATCCTCCCTCAGCCGCACAGCTAGGGGTGTCGCTGCCGGATCCAGGGGAGGGATTATTTTATGGTTTGCTCGAGCCGAACGAAGAAGTGGTGATTGAAGAGATGGCTCGTAAGATGCTGACGAGCCCAAACGCGACGCTCTTCCCTGGACCACTGTTGCTCTGGGCCTGGAACGATCATGCGGTTGAAAAAGCAAAGGCCACGCTGGAAATTGCCGCGCAGATTCCGGAAGTCATGATCATTCCGATGCCGGACTATCGGCCGAAGTATCCGAAGATCGACCCGGAAGAAGTCATCAACCCTAATCATCCGAATCTGACGATCTGGGGCAATAAGATCGAAGCCTGTATCTTCATCGGCGTGCACTGCCATTATGCGAATCTGACCCTCAAGATGATCCGGGCGGGAACGAATTGCTGCACCATGGCGATCTGCGCGGAACAAGGCCATGAGGATGCGATGCTGACGATCCGAGACTCCGATACGCTTAAGATCAAGCGCGTAGCGCAGATTTTTAAGCGTGTCCGTGAAGAGATGGGGATCAAGTTACCGGAAAATGGTGAAAATGTCCGCTTTACCGGCACGCAATCCAAGGTGCATGGCGGTAAGACCCACACGAACCCGATGGCGTTCGCTCCAACTCCAGGTGGGACGGGTAGTGCGGCGATGTTCGGTCATTCTGCCGAGCACATGAAGCGGGAAGGATAA
- a CDS encoding transketolase C-terminal domain-containing protein, translated as MSETEVKTNPQGDPITSVAVPKSDGKKDPHGEAKRQKVVTPEYLFLEAPRTKEFITGSEAAKEAVRRSNVDLAIAYPITPQSETMQLVGVLYGEGYVKEYYRGEEEVGVMAAIAGGSRAGVRCYTATAGPGTLRGLEGIASWPGHRLPVVAMFTCRVVNAPLAIQPDNIEVSYLLNCGMIVFHAENQQDMFDFTMAGFTISEKNDVTLPVGVCCDGFFVTHARGYVRMQDRGIKLPPREAWRGAVPVLDAENPPARLSRDAPVQKSNFMAYNIHAVWQQEVWAAVERSRKYINKYMGGLVTAENVEGAEAIIIASGSAAAQSREAVRLCKDKGLNVGLIKVRSLRPFPTKELRELCKNTKLIVVPEFNYVGWLAKEVATAVYGYSKAKIIGGPRVYGGQSMPVELILDEVESGLTGKKSTNVAMSQVMGGAVSHDEVAQFMRSI; from the coding sequence ATGAGCGAGACCGAAGTCAAAACCAATCCACAGGGTGATCCGATTACCAGCGTTGCGGTGCCAAAGTCGGATGGGAAAAAAGATCCCCATGGGGAAGCAAAGCGACAAAAGGTCGTGACACCTGAGTACCTGTTCCTCGAAGCACCGCGGACGAAGGAATTCATCACCGGGAGCGAAGCGGCAAAGGAAGCGGTTCGCCGCTCGAACGTGGATTTGGCCATCGCCTACCCGATTACCCCCCAGAGCGAAACCATGCAGCTGGTCGGCGTGCTCTACGGCGAAGGCTACGTGAAAGAGTATTATCGTGGTGAAGAAGAAGTCGGTGTTATGGCGGCAATCGCCGGTGGATCGCGCGCGGGTGTCCGTTGCTATACGGCCACGGCAGGACCAGGTACGCTACGTGGTTTGGAGGGTATCGCCTCCTGGCCCGGCCATCGTCTCCCAGTCGTTGCCATGTTTACCTGCAGGGTGGTCAACGCACCGCTCGCGATTCAGCCGGACAACATTGAAGTGTCCTACTTGCTGAACTGCGGGATGATTGTGTTCCATGCCGAGAACCAGCAGGACATGTTCGATTTCACGATGGCAGGCTTCACGATCAGTGAAAAGAACGATGTGACCTTGCCGGTTGGGGTTTGTTGCGATGGATTCTTCGTCACGCATGCCCGCGGTTATGTGCGGATGCAGGATCGTGGTATCAAGTTGCCGCCGCGTGAAGCCTGGCGTGGTGCGGTCCCGGTGCTGGATGCGGAGAATCCTCCAGCTCGCCTGTCTCGCGATGCCCCGGTCCAGAAGTCGAACTTCATGGCTTACAACATTCACGCAGTCTGGCAGCAAGAGGTGTGGGCGGCCGTTGAACGTTCCCGCAAGTACATCAATAAGTACATGGGTGGCTTGGTGACGGCGGAAAACGTCGAGGGTGCGGAAGCCATCATCATCGCTTCCGGCAGCGCGGCGGCCCAATCGCGCGAAGCGGTGCGTCTCTGCAAGGACAAGGGCCTCAACGTCGGGTTGATCAAGGTTCGTTCGCTCCGTCCATTTCCGACGAAGGAACTGCGTGAGCTGTGCAAGAATACAAAGCTGATCGTCGTGCCGGAATTCAACTACGTCGGCTGGTTGGCCAAGGAAGTGGCGACCGCGGTCTATGGGTACTCCAAAGCTAAGATCATCGGCGGTCCGCGCGTGTATGGGGGTCAGTCGATGCCGGTGGAATTGATCCTGGACGAAGTCGAATCCGGTCTGACCGGCAAGAAGTCCACGAATGTCGCGATGTCGCAGGTCATGGGTGGGGCCGTCAGTCACGACGAGGTTGCCCAGTTCATGCGGAGCATCTGA